In a single window of the Scyliorhinus canicula chromosome 1, sScyCan1.1, whole genome shotgun sequence genome:
- the LOC119967100 gene encoding fatty acid-binding protein, heart-like isoform X6, with the protein MDPFVGNWRLVDTQNYDNYMRELGVDFATRQVGNVTKPNTIIKLDGDNVILQTKSTYRNTEIIFQLDKPFNEHTSDNRDCKTVISLEGEKLVQIQKWDGKQTTLTREIKDDKLILASLVLPTERDQ; encoded by the exons ATGGATCCGTTTGTGGGCAACTGGAGGCTGGTCGACACTCAGAATTACGACAATTATATGAGGGAGCTGG GAGTGGACTTCGCAACCCGACAAGTTGGCAATGTCACTAAACCCAACACAATTATCAAGTTAGATGGTGATAATGTTATTCTACAAACCAAGAGCACCTACAGAAACACAGAAATTATCTTCCAACTTGACAAACCATTCAATGAGCATACCTCCGACAATAGAGACTGCAAG ACAGTTATATCATTGGAAGGTGAAAAATTGGTCCAGATTCAGAAGTGGGATGGAAAGCAAACAACACTTACCCGAGAAATCAAGGATGATAAACTCATATTG
- the LOC119967100 gene encoding fatty acid-binding protein, heart-like isoform X3, producing MDPFVGNWRLVDTQNYDNYMRELGVDFATRQVGNVTKPNTIIKLDGDNVILQTKSTYRNTEIIFQLDKPFNEHTSDNRDCKGGRQWHNGNVTGLEAQANATTAEFKFRQLYHWKVKNWSRFRSGMESKQHLPEKSRMINSY from the exons ATGGATCCGTTTGTGGGCAACTGGAGGCTGGTCGACACTCAGAATTACGACAATTATATGAGGGAGCTGG GAGTGGACTTCGCAACCCGACAAGTTGGCAATGTCACTAAACCCAACACAATTATCAAGTTAGATGGTGATAATGTTATTCTACAAACCAAGAGCACCTACAGAAACACAGAAATTATCTTCCAACTTGACAAACCATTCAATGAGCATACCTCCGACAATAGAGACTGCAAG GGAGGAaggcagtggcataatggtaatgtcacCGGACTAGAGGCCCAGGCGAACGCCACCAcggcggaatttaaattcag ACAGTTATATCATTGGAAGGTGAAAAATTGGTCCAGATTCAGAAGTGGGATGGAAAGCAAACAACACTTACCCGAGAAATCAAGGATGATAAACTCATATTG A
- the LOC119967100 gene encoding fatty acid-binding protein, brain-like isoform X5, which translates to MDPFVGNWRLVDTQNYDNYMRELGVDFATRQVGNVTKPNTIIKLDGDNVILQTKSTYRNTEIIFQLDKPFNEHTSDNRDCKTVISLEGEKLVQIQKWDGKQTTLTREIKDDKLILTLVLNDVVSVRSYERESK; encoded by the exons ATGGATCCGTTTGTGGGCAACTGGAGGCTGGTCGACACTCAGAATTACGACAATTATATGAGGGAGCTGG GAGTGGACTTCGCAACCCGACAAGTTGGCAATGTCACTAAACCCAACACAATTATCAAGTTAGATGGTGATAATGTTATTCTACAAACCAAGAGCACCTACAGAAACACAGAAATTATCTTCCAACTTGACAAACCATTCAATGAGCATACCTCCGACAATAGAGACTGCAAG ACAGTTATATCATTGGAAGGTGAAAAATTGGTCCAGATTCAGAAGTGGGATGGAAAGCAAACAACACTTACCCGAGAAATCAAGGATGATAAACTCATATTG ACTCTTGTCTTAAATGATGTGGTCTCTGTTCGTTCATACGAGAGGGAAAGTAAATGA